CGATTTTATAAGGGCTTCTGATATTCCGTTCTGCCATGGTGCGTCCGCGGATGCGAATTCCCACTTTAATCCTTCGTTCACTCCAAATGTTTCGAGTTCTTTTAAGTTCCATTTCTTCGTCATATTCTGGAGTTCTTCACTAGCTGCTACCAACTGCGGACCGTTATCAGAGTATAGCTTTGCAGGATATCCTCTGAGGGATGTAAACCGTCTCAGCGCAAGTAGAAATGCCTCTGTACTGTAATCGCCTACCAAGTCAATATGAACTGCTCTTGTGCTCATACAGTTGAACAATACCCCATAACACTTTCCGATTGTTCGCTTCTTTACCTGGTCTCTTATTTTAAACGGTCCGAAAAGGTCGATGGCTGTACTATGCCAGGGTAGTGAGGGCATAAGTCTCTCTTCTGGAAGCTGTCCCATGACCTGCTTGTTGAGGTTTTCGTCCAGTTTCTTGCAAGTGACGCAGTTGTATCTAATGGACTTTACTATGTTATGAATCTGAGGAATCCAGAATCGTAATCGAATTTTGCTTACGGTCGTCGACACGCCATGGTGACCTTTTCGATGTATATGTTCCGCATAAAGCTTAGAGAAACGATGCTCACGAGGaatgaggatcacttctctcttatCGTAGCTCAAGTGCATCCATTTGCCGGTCCGATGACCAACCACTATTACTCCATCTTCTCTGCGCTTTGGACACAAACGCTTATATTTAGATTTTTTGACGTTTGTAAGCATTTTTCTTTGCGCATCAATGATCCAAAACCTTTCTGCTTTAGAAATATCGTCCGGCGTCAGGGTCTTTGTCGCATTCTTCAGACTAACTGGTTCTCTTGCGTACATGGCTAATACACGTGCTGTTACTCTTAACAGTTTGTTGTAACTTGAATGTCTGTTTATATCAATTCTTCTCGCGAGCGAGTCCTGTTCTGCAGCAAGTGTTGTTAATGCCGTTTTCATTGGTAACTCTGGGTGATGGACTACTTTACTTATTGGCCATTCTGATTCCGGGAGTTGTAGAAATCTAGGTCCCTTTTGCCAGTCGCTTTCGCTTTTGATATCGCTTGGTCGCTTACCTCGTGTTATCCAATCGGCGATGTTTTTATCACTCTCGACCCAATACCAGTCTTGGGGATTGGTACCTTCCTGTATCTCTCCGATGCGAGTAGCGGCGAATGTATTGTAGCCGTAAGATTCCTTTTGGATCATCCCGTGCACTATTTGAGAATCGACTATATGGTAGTATTTCGCAAACTTGTAGCGGGATTCTTTGTCCAGAAAGTTTTTAAGCCTTTTGCTTAAGACTGCCGCGCAAAGTTCAATTCGATCGATCGATAATTTCCTGTTTGGCGAGAGTCGGTTCTTTGACATGATCAGTCTGGTTTCAAATTTGTTGTCCAGTAATGTCCACCTGATGTAAGCACATGCTCCGTAAGCGTTGTCTGACCCGTCACTGAATATGATAAGAGTCGGCAGACCGAGTGCACCTGATGGTTTGAGGCATCTTGGAAATATAACTTGATCCATATTGCGCAGATCTTGGAAGAATTCCAGCCAGTTAATCCTTTGCTTCTCAGGGACAGGGTCGTCCCAGCCGAGTTTCTTTTCTGTTGCCCAAAGCTGGCGCATCAAAATCTTCGCTCTGACCGTAACGGGAGCTGCTAGACCAAGAGGGTCATACACGCGGTTTATCTGTGCGAAGATAATCCTCTTCGTTATTTCGCCAGTAGTTGGGTTTTCTTTGATGCGTCCTTTGGCTTTCGTCAGAGTTAAGTCTATTCCCACTTTAAACCGGAATTGATCCTTGTCTGTACTCCAAATGACGCCGAGTACTTTCTCGGTTGATGAATTTTGCTGGTTGGGTTCTAAAGCCATTTCGCTTGCTGTTTTGTCGTTCGAATAGAACCAACCCTTTATCTTGAATCCGTCCTTGACTAGGACTGCCTCAATCTCATTAGTTAGTTGCTTAGCTTGTGCGTCGCTatgtacactgtctacaatgtcATCCATGTACGAGTTGGATATTACGGTATTCGCGGCTTGTGGATAATTCTCTTTTGATAGTTCCGCTGTCTTTCTCATGGCTACGGTCGCTATGGTACCCGAGGGTTTGTCTCCAAATGAAACTCTTTGTATAATGTACGTATCCTGATCCCTGCTTGTGTTCATGTCGCGCCATAGAAAACGATGCGTGTGTTGCTCTATGATCTTGGTCTTCACGGTGTGATACATCTTTTTCACATCTCCGATGAATCCAATTTCGTGTTCTCTGAATCGCACGAGGATTCCTACAAGATTATTTAATAGATCGGGACCCTTTGCCCAGTACTCGTTAAGGACGTGTCCCATATAGTTCGCGCTGCTGTTAAAGACGATCCTCACTGGAGTCGATTTCGAATCAGGCTTTAGAACATCGTGGTGGGAGATGTAGTGGATAGGGCTTTTATAATTCTCGAGCTCTTGCTTGCTTAGTTTTCTAGCTACTCCTCGTTCTACCATGTCCTCAACTTGATTTTGATAAACTGTGCTATGTTCGGGATTTCGCAATAATCTTCGCTCGGTGCATAAGAGTCTTCCAAATGCAGGTCGTGTGGATCGCGAATCCAGGGATATTCAGCGATCCAGCATTTTTCCTGTTCGTTAAATTCAAGGCCTTTCTCGATGAGATGGAGCTCCCTTTCTTCTTTCAGAGTGTAGTCGCTGGTTCCAGGAGCGCATTTTCCGCATTTGCAGCCTCTGCAGCGCGGCGTGCAGCTAACTCCTAATCTCTCGATATTGTAGAAGTCGTCAATTTTGACTGCTTTTAGGTGGTTTGCACATGCGTCGAATGCTGATTTGTGGTTCTTCCCCCGAATGGAAGGGTGTGTCCCGCCTATACATCGTCCAAAACGATTCTTCAATAACATTAGGTGTtcgacatttctttcttttaccGGGTGGAAGCCTGCGTAATCATACCCAATGAGGACGTCAACGGCGCCTTTCGGCCGAGTCACGTCGCCCCTTTGTATCTGTAGAGCGTCAAGTGCCTTATCCATGTTAACACTTTGAATGTCGGTGGTAATTTTGTCTATTTCGCAAACTTCCACAAGCGTCGTTTCGCCCTTGAGGTCAATGAGCGGCAATTTGTATTTTCTGGAACTTATCTTCTCTTCCTTCCCTCCCACCTTCACGATGTAGGTCGCTGTACGACCTGTACAGCGTCTAATCGTGCTGGTTCCTTTCCACGATGATGAAGATTCAAAGGACATTAAATGAAACTAACTTACGAAATGTAAATTAAGAATTAGGTCAATACCTTCGGGAGGCGGGGAGTGTTTCGGCCGCGACGAAATTAGATACGTCATAGCTACTTAATTAGGTTAATCACCGTTAATAACATTAGTACGGCAAGCTTCCTCCCGAAGTCGACATCTGAGGCCATCGGGTATGTAAAATCTGTGGTTCGTTTTCTTTGAACTTTGTTCATATAACCTGATAAACTGTTTATAATCATAGGTTTCGAAAGACTCATCAATAAACAACAGAAAGTCCTTTGAAACGTGGCTATTTTATACCGTTAACGCTTCGGTCGAGGAAACACACAGGACTAAAGACACTCACTCCAGGCACACTCGCCTACCACATGAACGCCCTCCTGTACCCCCTGAAGTACCTGCACCGGGCTCAGGCTCCCGACTGTAAGGACGTGCAAATAATGATGCAACTCTGTGGAACCTCCACGGATCTGGTCAACCATGCAGGCGAAGAGGGGCTCATGACGCTAATAGCTGGATGGACTGGTGAATAGAAATCGCCTAACCGCTAATTCACCGTAAATCGGCCGTAGAGATGTATTTGACAGTGATTTGGCTAGattgtatttcttttgtatGGTGCTGTCCGCTTAaagaggttagggttagggctcTTCCGAAGAGGTTATTTTTGGGCTCGCATCCAAACCAGTGGTAACAGCAAGGATAATAACAAACTGGGCCAGTCTGGTGCGATGCATGGATCGGCGATGAGAGACGTAAGCATGTGCAAGTAAATCTCATGGTCACAGTTCTGCTTTAGGATAAAAAGTTAGAATGTTCCCTTCGTTAATGCATAAGTTGAGCATGTATTTCATTAGCTGTCCTGCCCTAGAAAACCTTGCTTTTTTTCCTTGTCTTTGTTCTTCGGTAGGGAAGAGTTTATGGAAGCCTGAAGGATCCAGAGAACGCGGTTCCAGGTAGCCAGAGGCAGGAAACAGAGCGCCCGAGAGGCAGCCGACCTTCTCCTGGTGTCGCTGTATTGTCATATTTCCCCTTCCCACGGCCTCGAGATAAGGTCTTTGGAGTTCCCTGAGCACGACCAGCTGAACTCCCCCTTCTCAGCCAACTAAAAAATCCTAACAAAATATCCGACCTTAAGAAATTGTTCTCAGTCGCTACAGCCGAGActcattttgtttttaatggcAAATTTTATGATCAAGTTGATGGGGTAGTGATGGGCTCTCCACTAGCTAGCACCCATCCTAGTGAATCTTTTTCTTGGTTTCCAGGAAGAAATGTGGCTAAATAATTTCAACCATTCGGATCACCCTCTACTCTATAGGCGTTATGTTGACGACACCTTCTGTACCTTTCACAACGAACAGGATGCTATGTCATTTTTTGATTACATCAATTCACGGCGCCCCAACATCGAATTCACTTTTGAGAAGGAGAATGATGGTAAACTCTACTTTTTTGACATACTTGTTGACAACTCTTTGCGTGAttgtgttttttcagtttttcttcaaAAACTTACACTGGTCTCTTAACTAATTTCTTTAGTATTACTCCATCATGCTATAAAATTGGCCTGATCCGAACTCTTATCGACCGAATCTATAACTTAGGCCTTCAAAACGATCTTAATAAACTTTTTGACACTTTGAAACGTAATTCATTTCCCTTGCACATTATTGACAGAACTTTCAAGCGGTATCTTGAcgggtctttttctcaaaaaagccggaacactaatgatgacaatgatacacgttattttaaactcccttttgtcggccattattccaaaatagcgaaACTTAAAATCCGACAACTGACTAAGGGCTTTTGCaaatctgaccagggtgggaagtgaacccacgacccacgaccttcgggttagatctccgccgctctaccgacttagctacaaggtcagacgggagcagacaGTGGATCAGGCCGTGGAGCAGGCCGTAGGGCAGGCCGTGGGATAGAAATgcagcacttcacgttacactacactctcgtcagttaattctgtttaaaatataagtgctacacggccaacgtttgtataaacgtaacctttccttgtacttgtacatgttaattgccgtgactctaacatcttcagttcccacggcctgctcccgtctgaccttgtagctcagtcggtagagcggcggagatctaacccgaaggtcgtgggttcaattcccaccctggtcagagtttttctctgtccttgtgtgggcccagttccatcagtagggctaacgctcacatggttcatatgggatagaaatctagcacttcacgttacactacactatcgtcagttaattctgtttaaaatataagtgctacacggccaacgtttgcataaacgtaacctttccttgtatcaagttttcacttcatttaaaatttaaaacatgtttagtgttaaagatcgtactcctgttgctctaaaatccgtggtagtttaccaattttcttgtgcaggttgtaattcccgttatattggcgaaactagtcgccacttttctaccaggattaAAGatcacacggaaagcgataaaaactcgcatatttttaagcatttcaacacatcccccttatgtaagaacaaatacgccccttc
The Montipora capricornis isolate CH-2021 chromosome 10, ASM3666992v2, whole genome shotgun sequence genome window above contains:
- the LOC138020186 gene encoding uncharacterized protein encodes the protein MGHVLNEYWAKGPDLLNNLVGILVRFREHEIGFIGDVKKMYHTVKTKIIEQHTHRFLWRDMNTSRDQDTYIIQRVSFGDKPSGTIATVAMRKTAELSKENYPQAANTVISNSYMDDIVDSVHSDAQAKQLTNEIEAVLVKDGFKIKGWFYSNDKTASEMALEPNQQNSSTEKVLGVIWSTDKDQFRFKVGIDLTLTKAKGRIKENPTTGEITKRIIFAQINRVYDPLGLAAPVTVRAKILMRQLWATEKKLGWDDPVPEKQRINWLEFFQDLRNMDQVIFPRCLKPSGALGLPTLIIFSDGSDNAYGACAYIRWTLLDNKFETRLIMSKNRLSPNRKLSIDRIELCAAVLSKRLKNFLDKESRYKFAKYYHIVDSQIVHGMIQKESYGYNTFAATRIGEIQEGTNPQDWYWVESDKNIADWITRGKRPSDIKSESDWQKGPRFLQLPESEWPISKVVHHPELPMKTALTTLAAEQDSLARRIDINRHSSYNKLLRVTARVLAMYAREPVSLKNATKTLTPDDISKAERFWIIDAQRKMLTNVKKSKYKRLCPKRREDGVIVVGHRTGKWMHLSYDKREVILIPREHRFSKLYAEHIHRKGHHGVSTTVSKIRLRFWIPQIHNIVKSIRYNCVTCKKLDENLNKQVMGQLPEERLMPSLPWHSTAIDLFGPFKIRDQVKKRTIGKCYGVLFNCMSTRAVHIDLVGDYSTEAFLLALRRFTSLRGYPAKLYSDNGPQLVAASEELQNMTKKWNLKELETFGVNEGLKWEFASADAPWQNGISEALIKSIKRAITTAIGQSVMTFPELQTVLYEVSNLVNERPIGRHPTSPEDGAYLCPNDILLGRSSTKVPNGPFNESADPRKRFYFIQTVVDTFWSRWTRDYFPSLLVRQKWHTCKRDVMVGDIVLIQDSNQIRGKWKLGRVIAANPGKDGKVRKVTIQYKNPAPNEKVGHNVGGNFVYFANFHKRRFALEVNERQFVFSGTYLLFLPSHLHERDFKWCSAQSFFPCFVAGYEANG